One genomic segment of Flavobacteriaceae bacterium includes these proteins:
- a CDS encoding DUF4255 domain-containing protein has protein sequence MINDVFVLIKDKLNTYFKTLGIENPKVDFVDPTTTESDDTISFKSNTVTPVLINIEEDRIMRPANLYARNIAEQGVVQSENSPEIRINLLVLFVSKFADYPEGLKFLSYIIKFFQANRVFDHHNSPTLSREIEKLIMELSPPVLQEQDAVWNALRTSYLPSILYKIKMLVYFDEDSLQAANMVTSVPYDVSNGALKKGGFQNQKSQAGLSSTEFFTRQTNPPPLPGISPSVKDTVLKADYDTEAIVELEHTEKGITYQLFCIKQKGDLPLPCTEGGLPVTVNEDGMSLQLFTQPLTADHTFCVKATNLSGGGETYLKDDVKVKVYPRTDVEVTVSDKSIHTGESATIILKNPQSGISYQLKRGGDNSGEAKVCRDESTPLHLTSAVLAEPGKVTFTVQATSAVNTLSVTLTQPAVVEVEKKSVHIDPDLEVVLKSLFVTHDGQADITVKGTQKGVKYQLTDKANETPHGDTVEGPGEVSLFSKHLQKDTTFIIRATPVEGGNSVDLTTKPDVLVGWLFFEGADSTNKGKGLYVDFNNNEKLKVSGNQTIEMWIDPDNLTGDKKIYYKGWAYSGSILINNETIKYVFSGTVGENSSQIAQDLSQFSGQFIHLAIVRNMDTKIMTWYVNGKEDSLGNITANDIDTQDQHAIIGGSEQAYGSYEGRMAEVRIWNRVRTQENILNNKNKRLNGNEEGLIAYWKMNEGKGDVIHDTSENNINGDIKEGDPKWG, from the coding sequence TGATGTGTTCGTCCTTATAAAGGATAAGTTAAATACATATTTTAAAACACTTGGAATAGAAAACCCCAAGGTTGATTTTGTTGACCCTACTACTACGGAATCAGATGATACTATTTCATTTAAATCCAATACGGTTACTCCTGTTCTCATCAACATAGAAGAAGATCGTATCATGAGGCCTGCAAACCTATATGCCCGCAACATTGCTGAGCAGGGGGTGGTACAAAGTGAAAATTCTCCTGAAATAAGGATCAATCTGTTGGTTTTGTTTGTTTCAAAATTTGCTGATTATCCTGAAGGACTGAAATTTTTGTCTTACATCATCAAGTTTTTTCAGGCCAATCGGGTTTTCGACCATCACAATTCACCCACACTCAGCAGGGAAATAGAAAAACTCATCATGGAGTTATCACCTCCGGTACTACAGGAGCAGGATGCCGTATGGAATGCCCTGAGAACTTCTTACCTGCCCTCCATACTTTACAAGATTAAGATGTTGGTATACTTTGATGAGGATTCATTACAAGCTGCAAATATGGTAACATCTGTTCCTTACGATGTAAGTAATGGAGCTTTAAAAAAAGGGGGATTCCAAAATCAAAAATCGCAAGCAGGGTTATCGAGCACTGAATTTTTTACCAGGCAGACAAATCCTCCTCCCCTGCCAGGTATATCCCCTTCTGTAAAAGATACTGTTTTAAAGGCAGACTATGATACGGAGGCAATTGTTGAATTAGAGCATACGGAGAAAGGAATTACCTATCAACTGTTTTGTATTAAACAAAAAGGCGATCTTCCTTTACCTTGCACAGAAGGCGGGCTACCGGTAACCGTCAATGAAGATGGCATGTCTCTTCAATTGTTTACACAGCCTCTCACAGCAGATCATACATTTTGTGTAAAAGCAACCAACTTGTCAGGTGGGGGTGAAACATACTTAAAAGACGATGTAAAAGTAAAAGTTTATCCACGTACTGATGTTGAGGTGACTGTCTCCGATAAATCAATTCATACCGGTGAGTCGGCAACCATTATATTAAAAAACCCTCAATCAGGTATCAGCTATCAATTGAAAAGAGGAGGCGATAACAGTGGCGAAGCCAAAGTATGCAGGGACGAAAGTACTCCTCTGCACCTTACAAGTGCTGTTCTGGCAGAGCCGGGAAAAGTTACTTTTACGGTGCAGGCTACTTCAGCCGTCAATACATTGTCTGTTACCTTGACCCAGCCGGCCGTTGTAGAGGTTGAGAAAAAAAGCGTCCATATTGACCCCGACCTGGAAGTCGTCCTCAAATCCCTTTTTGTAACTCATGACGGGCAGGCAGATATCACGGTCAAAGGTACTCAGAAGGGAGTGAAGTACCAACTCACAGACAAAGCAAACGAAACTCCCCACGGAGATACCGTCGAAGGACCGGGTGAAGTATCACTCTTTAGCAAACATTTACAAAAAGATACTACGTTCATTATCAGAGCGACTCCCGTAGAGGGAGGAAACAGTGTTGATTTAACTACTAAACCCGATGTATTGGTTGGTTGGTTATTTTTTGAAGGAGCCGATAGTACCAACAAAGGCAAAGGTCTCTATGTTGATTTTAACAACAACGAAAAACTCAAGGTTTCCGGAAATCAAACGATTGAAATGTGGATAGATCCGGACAATCTGACCGGCGATAAAAAAATATATTACAAAGGATGGGCATATTCGGGGAGTATTTTAATCAACAACGAAACTATTAAATATGTCTTTTCGGGGACAGTGGGAGAGAATAGTTCTCAAATAGCTCAAGATCTATCGCAATTCTCAGGACAGTTTATACACTTGGCAATTGTTCGCAATATGGATACAAAAATCATGACATGGTATGTGAACGGTAAAGAAGATTCCCTGGGAAATATAACGGCAAACGATATAGACACTCAAGATCAGCATGCCATCATTGGAGGAAGCGAACAAGCATATGGAAGTTATGAAGGACGAATGGCAGAGGTACGTATATGGAATAGGGTACGTACACAAGAAAATATTTTGAATAATAAAAATAAGCGCCTTAACGGAAATGAAGAAGGACTTATAGCCTATTGGAAGATGAATGAAGGTAAAGGAGACGTTATACATGACACTTCGGAAAATAACATCAACGGAGATATAAAAGAAGGAGACCCGAAATGGGGATAA